A stretch of Castanea sativa cultivar Marrone di Chiusa Pesio chromosome 2, ASM4071231v1 DNA encodes these proteins:
- the LOC142626248 gene encoding scopoletin glucosyltransferase-like: MDSEKCQLHLFFLPFLASGHLIPAIDMAKQFALRGLKISIITTPLNASLYSKTIEKSKTMGLDMNVLVIDFPCVEVGLPIGCESYQLATSLDLRTKFYQATTMLEQPLEKLIQEYAPDCLVASTLFAWTTGVAKKFGIPRLILHSMSFFSTCTSECLRLYEPHKKVSSDTEPFIIPNFPDEIKLTRKQLPDFFTQNVQTYATKMFEQILEAELTSFGAVFNSFYALEPAYANFYKKVLGRKAWQIGPVSLCNQDTEDKAQRGKEASIDFHECFEWLNSKKPDSVVYVCFGSMANFSDSQLKEIAIGLEASEQQFIWVVRKEKNDGGKEEWLPDGFEQRVKGKGLIIRGWAPQMMILDHEAVGGFVTHCGWNSTLEGVSAGLPMVTWPVSAEQFFNEKFVTQILRIGVAAGAQQWARFVGDSIKSEAIEKAVTRIMVGAEAEEIRSRARELGKNAKKAVEEGGSSYSDLNSLIEELRSHGIAGAASKN, translated from the coding sequence ATGGATAGTGAAAAGTGCCAGCTTCACTTGTTTTTCTTACCATTCCTGGCTTCAGGACACCTGATCCCAGCCATAGACATGGCCAAGCAATTTGCTTTGCGTGGTTTGAAAATAAGCATAATCACCACTCCTCTGAATGCCTCCTTGTACTCCAAAACCATTGAAAAAAGCAAAACCATGGGGTTAGATATGAATGTTCTAGTCATCGATTTCCCTTGTGTTGAGGTTGGATTGCCCATAGGATGTGAGAGCTACCAATTGGCTACTTCACTTGATCTTCGGACGAAATTCTATCAGGCTACTACCATGCTAGAGCAACCACTCGAGAAACTTATTCAAGAATATGCTCCTGATTGCCTTGTGGCCAGCACTTTGTTTGCTTGGACCACTGGTGTTGCTAAAAAGTTTGGCATACCAAGGCTTATTTTGCATTCAATGAGTTTTTTCTCTACGTGTACCTCTGAATGTCTGAGACTATACGAACCTcacaaaaaagtttcatcagATACAGAACCATTTATCATCCCCAACTTCCCTGATGAGATCAAGTTGACAAGAAAGCAACTGCCAgatttttttacacaaaatgTTCAAACATATGCAACGAAGATGTTTGAACAAATACTAGAAGCAGAGCTGACGAGTTTTGGGGCTGTTTTCAATAGCTTCTATGCGCTTGAACCAGCTTATGCAAACTTTTACAAGAAGGTGCTTGGACGGAAGGCTTGGCAGATAGGCCCGGTTTCACTATGCAACCAGGACACTGAAGATAAAGCACAAAGGGGAAAGGAAGCCTCCATTGATTTCCACGAATGTTTTGAATGGCTTAATTCGAAGAAACCTGATTCAGTTGTTTATGTATGTTTTGGAAGTATGGCAAACTTCAGTGATTCCCAGCTAAAGGAAATAGCAATAGGTCTTGAGGCTTCTGAGCAGCAATTCATTTGGGTggtgaggaaagaaaagaatgatggaggaaaagaagaatgGCTGCCTGATGGGTTTGAGCAAAGAGTGAAAGGGAAGGGTCTAATTATAAGAGGTTGGGCACCCCAGATGATGATTCTTGATCATGAAGCTGTTGGAGGATTTGTGACTCATTGTGGTTGGAATTCTACCTTGGAAGGAGTTTCTGCTGGGCTTCCAATGGTTACATGGCCAGTTTCCGCTGAGCAATTCTTCAATGAAAAGTTTGTAACCCAAATATTGAGAATTGGAGTTGCTGCGGGTGCTCAACAATGGGCCAGATTTGTGGGAGATAGCATCAAGAGCGAAGCCATAGAGAAGGCAGTGACTAGAATAATGGTTGGGGCAGAAGCAGAGGAAATAAGAAGCAGAGCTAGAGAGCTTGGGAAAAATGCAAAGAAGGCTGTTGAAGAAGGTGGATCATCTTACTCTGATTTGAATTCTTTAATCGAAGAACTGAGGTCACATGGAATTGCTGGTGCAGCAAGCAAAAactag